From the genome of Drosophila melanogaster chromosome 2L, one region includes:
- the CG13796 gene encoding uncharacterized protein, isoform B: MKGICGEQLNNCMLLGDCENSEHGTELPGDFIGEPVETESGGGMGGSLALAARRIRSRQVHSMAVRTGSAYDTLERPYRHDKCRGRWAKSADFYFASCTHAFSSLIFSELSTFGILHGGWLLFIIAYLMGMLFYSLPIFLIQAFLGQFSSSGTISAFRVAPIFKGIGYAILLLNLGTLTYYSIAAVVPLIYTVNSIHPVIPWMSCNNSWNTQECSLHENYDVDDYRVDPHSTVEFFRSMIASTAKGSTSMSISWSMLIGVLSIWLVVLALLLKPVAFIGKVLRCSCVLMFGFFVAVFLYLLIHEQVTFDTLHYYWMPQLDSFDSILATARTALLMAGGALGPGWGSIITLSSYNNFRRDAERLSIWVCLTHITIGLMGLLCCNVAHDHFEDHVGMMPLHVDEKHHMQFLYLCFSYLFGRFTTTPNLWAFLFFGMIFLSELCALIIQMMSVITALFDEFETLRSRRILVISSLVFCLTASSVYFCTQLGFSQLTQLPNLAVFTHLLISGILVLMTTWVYGRVRFQCDLQFMLGKTISSFKIFFIRFATPIFLGLCLFQLTYLFTRDRIHDVLIYVSQGLILLTAISYMVYKVCRTNGDWRQRLQQCLAPHDWHPVDADNRRFYEEIMGISEMLVIDANANTT, translated from the exons ATGAAGGGCATCTGCGGTGAGCAGCTCAACAATTGCATGCTCCTGGGCGACTGTGAGAATAGTGAACATGGCACAGAACTGCCCGGTGATTTTATCGGGGAGCCAGTGGAAACGGAGTCCGGAGGCGGAATGGGCGGTAGTCTGGCCCTAGCCGCCCGTCGTATCCGAAGCCGCCAGGTGCACAGCATGGCCGTGCGAACGGGTAGTGCGTATGATACCCTGGAGCGACCATATCGGCATGATAAATGTCGTGGTCGTTGGGCCAAATCGGCGGACTTTTACTTTGCCAGCTGCACACATGCCTTCAGTTCGCTGATCTTTTCGGAGCTCTCCACCTTTGGAATACTTCATGGCGGTTGGC ttttgtttATAATCGCCTACCTGATGGGAATGCTATTTTACTCGCTGCCAATATTTTTGATCCAAGCCTTTTTGGGACAGTTTTCAAGTTCTGGAACCATATCAGCATTTCGCGTGGCGCCAATATTTAAAG GCATTGGCTACGCCATTCTGCTCCTCAATCTGGGAACGCTCACCTATTACAGTATAGCAGCTGTAGTGCCCCTCATATATACCGTGAATTCAATACACCCAGTGATACCCTGGATGAGTTGCAACAATAGTTGGAATACCCAGGAGTGTTCCTTGCACGAGAACTACGACGTCGAT GACTATAGAGTTGATCCTCATTCCACGGTAGAGTTTTTCAG ATCGATGATTGCCTCTACTGCAAAAGGTTCCACTTCCATGAGCATATCGTGGTCCATGCTCATAGGCGTTTTATCAATTTGGCTGGTGGTTCTGGCCCTGCTGCTCAAGCCAGTTGCTTTT ATTGGGAAAGTTCTGCGATGTTCATGCGTGCTGATGTTCGGCTTCTTCGTCGCTGTTTTCTTGTACTTACTTATTCACGAGCAAGTCACGTTTGATACCCTGCATTATTATTGGATGCCCCAGTTGGATAGCTTTGACAGCATTTTGGCAACGGCTCGCACGGCCCTCCTGATGGCCGGCGGAGCCTTGGGGCCCGGTTGGGGCAGTATCATAACCTTGTCTAGCTACAACAACTTTCGCAGAGATGCCGAAAGACTGAGTATCTGGGTGTGCCTTACTCATATTACCATTGGGTTAATGGGACTGCTCTGCTGCAATGTGGCCCACGATCACTTTGAGG ATCACGTTGGTATGATGCCATTACATGTGGATGAGAAGCATCATATGCAGTTTCTGTATCTCTGCTTCTCATACTTGTTTGGACGTTTTACGACGACTCCAAATCTCTGGGCATTTCTGTTCTTTGGCATGATATTTTTATCAGAACTATGTGCCTTG ATCATTCAAATGATGTCCGTTATTACTGCCTTGTTCGATGAGTTCGAGACATTGCGTTCAAGAAGAATTCTGGTAATTTCATCGCTAGTCTTCTGCCTCACAGCTTCCTCTGTATATTTTTGTACTCAG TTGGGCTTTAGTCAGCTGACTCAGCTGCCAAATTTGGCAGTGTTTACACACTTGCTTATTTCGGGAATCCTTGTGCTGATGACCACTTGGGTTTATGGACGCGTTCGTTTCCAGTGCGACTTGCAGTTTATGTTAGGCAAAACGATCTCAAGTTtcaaaattttctttatacgctttgccacgcccatttttcTGGGACTGTGTCTG TTTCAACTAACCTATTTATTTACGCGTGATCGCATACACGATGTCCTGATTTATGTGAGTCAGGGCTTGATTCTCCTAACGGCCATATCTTATATGGTTTACAAGGTATGTCGGACGAATGGCGATTGGCGCCAGCGATTGCAACAGTGCCTCGCACCACATGACTGGCATCCGGTGGATGCGGACAACCGGCGATTCTACGAGGAAATCATGGGCATCTCGGAGATGCTGGTTATAGATGCCAATGCCAACACCACATAG
- the CG31904 gene encoding uncharacterized protein, isoform B — MKGICGEQLNNCMLLGDCENSEHGTELPGDFIGEPVETESGGGMGGSLALAARRIRSRQVHSMAVRTGSAYDTLERPYRHDKCRGRWAKSADFYFASCTHAFSSLIFSELSTFGILHGGWLLFIIAYLMGMLFYSLPIFLIQAFLGQFSSSGTISAFRVAPIFKGIGYAILLLNLGTLTYYSIAAVVPLIYTVNSIHPVIPWMSCNNSWNTQECSLHENYDVDFAVAVIFTLALAMGVQSSVIPLLSQVAGHGLSYTAVSGPAVVASPWAVPAAHWPAAVNVASWPPAAIHAAAPAVLAAPAPAVVAAHAPSVVVAPVAHSGVYTAQTRGAIHTAPLAGHILHQCRSRTRNLVRSIPPSIPLSIGPLPLPRILPLMGKSNFRPLNTLCKYIVYIAIYRQGTRT, encoded by the exons ATGAAGGGCATCTGCGGTGAGCAGCTCAACAATTGCATGCTCCTGGGCGACTGTGAGAATAGTGAACATGGCACAGAACTGCCCGGTGATTTTATCGGGGAGCCAGTGGAAACGGAGTCCGGAGGCGGAATGGGCGGTAGTCTGGCCCTAGCCGCCCGTCGTATCCGAAGCCGCCAGGTGCACAGCATGGCCGTGCGAACGGGTAGTGCGTATGATACCCTGGAGCGACCATATCGGCATGATAAATGTCGTGGTCGTTGGGCCAAATCGGCGGACTTTTACTTTGCCAGCTGCACACATGCCTTCAGTTCGCTGATCTTTTCGGAGCTCTCCACCTTTGGAATACTTCATGGCGGTTGGC ttttgtttATAATCGCCTACCTGATGGGAATGCTATTTTACTCGCTGCCAATATTTTTGATCCAAGCCTTTTTGGGACAGTTTTCAAGTTCTGGAACCATATCAGCATTTCGCGTGGCGCCAATATTTAAAG GCATTGGCTACGCCATTCTGCTCCTCAATCTGGGAACGCTCACCTATTACAGTATAGCAGCTGTAGTGCCCCTCATATATACCGTGAATTCAATACACCCAGTGATACCCTGGATGAGTTGCAACAATAGTTGGAATACCCAGGAGTGTTCCTTGCACGAGAACTACGACGTCGAT TTCGCCGTCGCCGTTATCTTCACCTTGGCCCTCGCCATGGGCGTGCAGTCGTCTGTGATCCCCCTGCTGTCCCAGGTGGCTGGACATGGACTGTCCTACACCGCCGTTTCCGGACCCGCTGTGGTGGCCTCTCCCTGGGCCGTTCCCGCCGCCCACTGGCCTGCTGCCGTGAACGTGGCTTCGTGGCCTCCGGCAGCGATCCACGCCGCCGCTCCTGCCGTGCTTGCTGCCCCTGCTCCCGCTGTGGTTGCTGCTCATGCTCCCTCAGTCGTCGTGGCCCCAGTGGCTCACAGTGGCGTCTACACTGCCCAGACCCGTGGTGCCATTCACACCGCTCCTCTGGCCGGACACATCCTCCATCAATGCCGCTCCCGCACCCGGAACCTTGTAAGGAGTATACCGCCTTCAATCCCTTTGTCGATCGGACCATTGCCTCTGCCACGGATACTGCCATTGATGGGGAAGTCGAACTTTAGACCCCTCAACACGTTATGTAAATACATTGTATATATAGCCATATATAGACAGGGTACTCGCACCTAG
- the Acp1 gene encoding adult cuticle protein 1 translates to MKFAVAVIFTLALAMGVQSSVIPLLSQVAGHGLSYTAVSGPAVVASPWAVPAAHWPAAVNVASWPPAAIHAAAPAVLAAPAPAVVAAHAPSVVVAPVAHSGVYTAQTRGAIHTAPLAGHIQSVASINAAPAPGTL, encoded by the exons ATGAAA TTCGCCGTCGCCGTTATCTTCACCTTGGCCCTCGCCATGGGCGTGCAGTCGTCTGTGATCCCCCTGCTGTCCCAGGTGGCTGGACATGGACTGTCCTACACCGCCGTTTCCGGACCCGCTGTGGTGGCCTCTCCCTGGGCCGTTCCCGCCGCCCACTGGCCTGCTGCCGTGAACGTGGCTTCGTGGCCTCCGGCAGCGATCCACGCCGCCGCTCCTGCCGTGCTTGCTGCCCCTGCTCCCGCTGTGGTTGCTGCTCATGCTCCCTCAGTCGTCGTGGCCCCAGTGGCTCACAGTGGCGTCTACACTGCCCAGACCCGTGGTGCCATTCACACCGCTCCTCTGGCCGGACACATCCAGTCGGTGGCCTCCATCAATGCCGCTCCCGCACCCGGAACCTTGTAA